One region of Malania oleifera isolate guangnan ecotype guangnan chromosome 6, ASM2987363v1, whole genome shotgun sequence genomic DNA includes:
- the LOC131157331 gene encoding uncharacterized protein LOC131157331 — MANAWKRYKPPRLLSPRPILLLLSTSLLLLLFFFLTSRSSNPNLTYPSVKTLIPVRAINPFDCFKCPQSHPIIANVVEGLKFPFIFSLSDLGTLPDKPHKNIVRMLKGKPFRKPDISVTIQEVLEKMRGEGRNGFVVDVGANVGMATFAAAVMGFRVLAFEPVFENLQRICDGIFFNRLGDSVTVFEAAASDRLGNITFHKVLHWIHFLFLISKLFFYFFLFFFLRLFFWC; from the coding sequence ATGGCAAATGCCTGGAAAAGATACAAACCCCCTAGGCTTCTCTCCCCAAGACCCATCCTCCTCCTCCTATCCACCTCCCTCCTCCTCctgctcttcttcttcctcacCTCTCGCTCCTCAAACCCTAACCTCACTTACCCGTCTGTCAAAACCCTAATACCTGTCCGCGCAATTAACCCATTTGACTGCTTCAAGTGCCCTCAGTCCCACCCCATCATCGCCAACGTCGTGGAAGGCCTGAAATTCCCTTTTATCTTCTCGCTCTCGGATCTCGGAACCCTACCCGATAAGCCCCACAAGAACATTGTTCGGATGCTCAAGGGCAAGCCCTTCCGGAAGCCTGACATCTCCGTGACGATTCAAGAGGTTTTAGAGAAGATGAGGGGTGAGGGTAGAAATGGGTTCGTGGTGGATGTTGGGGCGAATGTGGGGATGGCAACTTTCGCCGCTGCCGTaatgggttttagggttttggcattTGAGCCGGTTTTTGAGAATTTGCAGAGGATTTGCGATGGGATTTTCTTTAATCGGCTTGGGGATTCAGTTACTGTATTTGAAGCAGCAGCCTCGGATCGCCTTGGGAATATTACCTTCCATAAGGTATTGCACTGGATTCATTTTCTCTTCTTAATTTCtaagttatttttttatttctttttattcttttttctaaGATTATTTTTCTGGTGTTGA